A window of Cohnella herbarum contains these coding sequences:
- a CDS encoding EamA family transporter: MNGTKKPILAIVLVLVGAASYGLLSAVFKLAIADGWGVNQLTFQQVFSGAVLLWLALGVARLRGSKLVLAGNWKAWIMLIATGVIGLSLTTVLYNECLSRLDASLGIVLLFQFTWITILLESIRKRQWPTRQEWIAVLCIAIGTVLAVGVLQDDFGKIDGWGVVFGLLSAVAYSLFFFLSGFLPQQMDPIGKSTIMSTASLLFVILLQTPGTIAESFDVSLMGWGLLLGFLGTAFPFFCFNYGIPKVGSGLAALLGSMELPAAVLAASVLLGEPLTIGQGAGIILIIAGIMAAQQKSPGLVTVGKEGES; this comes from the coding sequence ATGAACGGAACGAAAAAGCCGATCTTAGCCATAGTACTCGTGCTGGTCGGCGCGGCAAGCTATGGATTATTGTCGGCGGTGTTCAAGTTGGCCATAGCCGATGGTTGGGGCGTTAATCAACTCACTTTCCAACAAGTATTCTCCGGAGCGGTATTGTTGTGGCTTGCGCTTGGCGTCGCGAGACTGCGCGGAAGCAAGCTTGTGCTGGCGGGTAATTGGAAAGCTTGGATAATGCTGATAGCTACCGGAGTCATCGGGTTGTCGCTTACTACCGTTTTGTACAACGAGTGCTTGTCGCGTTTGGACGCTTCTTTGGGGATTGTCTTGCTTTTTCAGTTTACGTGGATTACGATTCTGCTAGAAAGTATTCGCAAACGTCAATGGCCCACGCGCCAAGAATGGATCGCCGTCCTGTGTATTGCTATCGGAACGGTGTTAGCCGTTGGAGTTCTGCAGGACGATTTCGGTAAAATAGATGGATGGGGCGTCGTGTTCGGTCTATTGTCGGCCGTCGCATATAGCTTGTTTTTCTTCCTCTCCGGATTTCTCCCCCAGCAAATGGATCCGATCGGGAAATCGACGATCATGTCTACGGCATCGCTCCTATTCGTGATTTTGCTCCAAACGCCAGGTACTATTGCCGAAAGCTTCGATGTATCGTTGATGGGCTGGGGGCTATTGCTCGGCTTCCTTGGGACTGCGTTTCCTTTTTTCTGTTTTAATTACGGAATACCCAAGGTAGGCAGCGGATTAGCGGCATTGCTCGGCTCGATGGAACTTCCGGCTGCCGTACTCGCTGCTTCCGTCCTTCTAGGCGAACCGCTGACAATAGGGCAAGGGGCGGGAATCATACTGATCATAGCGGGAATCATGGCCGCACAACAAAAGTCTCCGGGGCTTGTCACAGTCGGAAAGGAAGGTGAGTCGTAA
- the ppc gene encoding phosphoenolpyruvate carboxylase gives MSELATGQRSPSNHLLRRDVRFLGNILGEVLVHQGGRELLEHVEKIREMSKALRAEYLPELYDGFINTVKTLEPEIRHQVIRAFAIYFQLVNIAEQNHRIRRKRDYERSTGEAVQPGSIESVIQDLKEKKLEVDEVRNMLTDISLELVMTAHPTEATRRDVLDIHKRIADEVMELDNPNLTYREREKLREKLLNEVLTLWQTDELRDRKPTVLDEVRNGMYFFHETLFEVLPDVYEELERCLEKYYPEVSWHVPTYLRFGSWIGGDRDGNPSVTAEVTWKTLHMQRNLVIYKYENIIRELSRQLSFSTTIVNVTDELLGSIREDNANVELRTVEAWTNDKEPYRVKLRYMLQKLKNMREDEFKGTKQRYNTVADLISDIQILDRSLRHHFADFVANSYLKKFVRQVELFGFHLAALDVRQHSKEHENAMTELLSKAGVTSNYAELNEQDKISLLNGLLESDGSIWNDKIELSDSSKECLDVYHTIYKAQQEFGNGCITSYLISMSEAASDILEVMVFAKEAGLFRRDENGKIVSTLQAAPLFETIDDLHEAPAIMETLFKLPIYRECLTAMGDLHEIMLGYSDSNKDGGMVTANWELRVALNDLTQTAKAHGVRLKFFHGRGGALGRGGMPLNRSILAQPPHTIGGGIKITEQGEVLSSRYSMKGIAYRSLEQATGALITGAYLSQYSEHKSSIETQWEEIMRGISIDAQTKYQDLIFRDPDFMTFFKESTPLPEVGELNIGSRPSKRKGSDRFEDLRAIPWVFAWTQSRYLLPAWYAAGTAFQTYVNGDVERLETLRTMYREYSFFRSLLDNLQMALGKADLMIARQYAGMIEDGTIKDRIFTQIEEEYAKTTEMILTITGQEDILDNVPVIQESIRLRNPYVDPLSYMQVQLLTELRALRSQNGDDAELLREVLLTINGIAAGLRNTG, from the coding sequence ATGTCGGAATTGGCTACGGGTCAACGTTCTCCGTCCAATCATCTGCTGCGTAGAGATGTGCGCTTTCTAGGTAATATTCTTGGCGAAGTGCTCGTGCATCAGGGTGGTCGGGAACTGCTAGAACATGTTGAGAAGATACGGGAAATGAGCAAAGCTCTAAGAGCCGAGTATTTGCCGGAATTGTACGACGGATTTATTAACACCGTTAAAACTCTAGAACCGGAAATCAGGCATCAAGTTATTCGCGCATTCGCAATTTACTTTCAATTGGTCAATATCGCCGAGCAGAATCACCGCATCCGCCGCAAACGCGATTACGAGCGTTCGACAGGGGAAGCGGTACAGCCCGGTTCGATCGAGAGCGTCATTCAGGATCTGAAGGAAAAGAAGCTCGAGGTGGACGAAGTTCGGAACATGCTCACCGATATTTCGCTTGAGCTAGTCATGACTGCGCATCCGACCGAAGCTACCCGTCGGGACGTGCTCGATATTCATAAACGTATCGCGGATGAGGTTATGGAATTGGATAATCCGAATCTAACCTATCGCGAACGGGAGAAATTACGCGAGAAGTTGCTCAACGAGGTCCTTACGCTATGGCAAACCGATGAGTTGCGCGACCGTAAACCTACCGTATTGGATGAAGTGCGTAACGGGATGTATTTCTTCCATGAAACGTTATTCGAAGTTCTTCCCGATGTCTACGAAGAGTTGGAACGCTGCCTCGAGAAGTATTATCCGGAAGTTTCTTGGCACGTGCCTACTTATTTGCGATTCGGATCATGGATCGGCGGGGATCGCGACGGCAATCCGTCCGTAACCGCGGAAGTGACCTGGAAGACGCTGCATATGCAGCGGAACCTCGTTATCTATAAGTACGAGAATATCATTCGCGAGCTAAGCCGCCAGTTAAGCTTCAGCACGACGATCGTTAACGTAACGGACGAGTTGCTCGGGTCCATTCGCGAAGATAACGCTAACGTTGAGCTTCGCACGGTAGAGGCTTGGACGAACGACAAAGAACCTTACCGGGTCAAGCTAAGATATATGCTTCAGAAGCTGAAGAACATGAGGGAAGACGAGTTCAAAGGCACCAAGCAACGGTACAATACGGTTGCCGATCTGATCTCGGATATCCAGATTCTAGACAGAAGCTTGCGTCATCACTTCGCCGACTTCGTCGCGAATTCGTATCTGAAGAAGTTTGTTCGCCAAGTGGAACTGTTCGGCTTCCATCTCGCGGCTTTGGACGTGCGTCAGCATAGTAAAGAGCACGAGAACGCCATGACGGAGCTCTTGTCGAAAGCGGGAGTTACGAGTAACTACGCCGAGCTGAACGAGCAGGACAAAATCAGCCTGTTGAACGGACTGCTTGAGAGCGATGGTTCGATCTGGAACGATAAGATCGAGTTGAGCGATTCCAGTAAAGAGTGTCTGGACGTTTACCATACGATCTATAAAGCGCAACAAGAATTCGGAAATGGTTGCATCACGAGTTACCTGATCAGTATGTCGGAAGCGGCAAGCGATATTCTTGAAGTTATGGTATTCGCTAAGGAAGCGGGATTATTCCGCCGCGACGAGAACGGCAAGATCGTGAGCACGCTTCAAGCCGCGCCGTTATTCGAGACTATCGACGACTTGCATGAAGCTCCGGCGATTATGGAAACCCTGTTCAAGTTGCCGATTTACCGCGAATGCTTGACGGCTATGGGAGACTTGCACGAGATTATGCTCGGTTACTCCGATAGCAATAAAGACGGCGGCATGGTTACGGCCAACTGGGAACTGCGCGTAGCGCTGAACGACTTGACCCAGACGGCTAAAGCGCACGGCGTTCGCTTGAAGTTCTTTCATGGCCGCGGAGGCGCGCTTGGCCGCGGAGGAATGCCGCTTAATCGCAGCATCCTGGCTCAACCGCCTCACACGATCGGCGGCGGCATCAAGATTACGGAGCAAGGCGAAGTGTTGTCTTCCCGTTACTCGATGAAGGGAATTGCCTATCGCAGCTTGGAGCAAGCAACCGGCGCTCTGATCACGGGTGCGTATTTATCCCAGTACTCCGAGCATAAGAGTTCGATCGAGACCCAATGGGAAGAGATCATGCGCGGCATTTCCATAGACGCGCAGACCAAGTATCAGGATCTTATTTTCCGCGATCCGGACTTCATGACCTTCTTCAAGGAATCGACGCCGCTTCCGGAAGTCGGAGAGCTCAACATCGGTTCACGTCCTTCGAAAAGGAAAGGAAGCGATCGTTTCGAAGACTTGCGCGCGATTCCGTGGGTATTCGCATGGACGCAAAGCCGCTACTTGTTACCGGCATGGTACGCAGCGGGTACGGCCTTCCAAACGTACGTGAACGGCGATGTAGAACGTCTAGAAACGCTTCGCACGATGTATCGCGAGTATTCGTTCTTCCGTTCCTTGCTTGATAATCTCCAGATGGCGCTTGGCAAAGCGGATCTCATGATCGCCCGCCAATACGCGGGGATGATCGAGGACGGCACGATCAAAGACCGGATCTTCACTCAGATCGAAGAAGAGTACGCGAAGACGACGGAAATGATTCTGACGATTACGGGACAAGAGGATATTCTCGATAACGTTCCCGTCATCCAGGAATCGATCCGGCTTCGCAATCCGTACGTCGATCCGTTAAGCTATATGCAAGTTCAATTATTAACCGAATTGCGCGCCTTGCGTTCTCAGAACGGAGACGACGCGGAACTCCTCCGCGAAGTATTGTTAACGATCAACGGCATTGCTGCGGGTCTCCGCAATACGGGCTGA